A region from the Mycolicibacterium phlei genome encodes:
- a CDS encoding class I SAM-dependent methyltransferase produces the protein MVLQRDDHRGQAVVAFDVADVDYLRSEAGAEALREVSTLALTKATLVADIASARSRFGDRAAVLVETTLLRRKAAAKFADPQRWLFTDEALQQATAEPVARHRAARLAGARVHDATCSIGTELAALRDSAELLVGSDIDPVRLAMARHNVAGVDLCRADALKPITRDAVVVLDPARRSGGRRRFDPRDYTPALDALLDVYAGRDLVVKAAPGIDFDAVAELGFEGEIEITSLGGSVREACLWSAGLTGPGVRRRATLLDTGEQLTDADPDDCAVRPAGRWIVDPDGAVVRAGLVRNYAARHGLWQLDPDIAYLSGDRLPEGVRGFEVLEELPYSERRLRQALAARDTGAVEILVRGVDVDPDVLRTRLRLRGSRQLSVVLARIGAGPSSRATAFICRPSR, from the coding sequence CTGGTACTACAACGTGATGATCACCGGGGTCAAGCCGTCGTAGCCTTCGATGTCGCCGACGTCGACTACCTGCGCAGCGAGGCCGGGGCCGAGGCGCTGCGCGAGGTTTCCACACTCGCGCTGACCAAGGCCACCCTCGTCGCCGACATCGCCTCGGCGCGTTCCCGATTCGGTGACCGCGCGGCGGTGCTGGTGGAGACGACGCTGCTGCGCCGCAAGGCGGCAGCCAAGTTCGCCGATCCGCAGCGCTGGTTGTTCACCGACGAGGCCCTGCAACAGGCGACGGCCGAACCCGTCGCGCGGCACCGGGCCGCGCGGCTGGCCGGTGCCCGGGTCCACGACGCGACCTGTTCGATCGGCACCGAGCTTGCCGCACTTCGTGATTCGGCGGAGTTGCTGGTCGGCAGCGACATCGACCCGGTGCGCCTGGCGATGGCCCGCCACAACGTCGCCGGTGTCGATCTGTGTCGCGCCGACGCGCTGAAGCCGATCACCCGCGACGCGGTCGTCGTCCTGGATCCCGCGCGCCGCAGCGGTGGCCGCAGGCGCTTCGACCCGCGTGACTACACCCCGGCGCTCGACGCGCTGCTCGACGTCTATGCCGGTCGCGACCTCGTCGTGAAGGCCGCTCCCGGAATCGATTTCGACGCCGTGGCCGAGCTGGGTTTCGAGGGGGAGATCGAGATCACCTCGCTGGGCGGCAGTGTGCGGGAGGCCTGCCTGTGGTCGGCGGGCCTGACCGGGCCCGGGGTGCGCCGGCGCGCGACCCTGCTCGACACCGGCGAGCAGCTCACCGACGCCGACCCCGACGACTGCGCGGTGCGCCCGGCCGGGCGCTGGATCGTCGACCCGGACGGGGCGGTGGTGCGGGCCGGGCTGGTGCGCAACTACGCGGCCCGCCACGGCCTGTGGCAACTGGACCCCGACATCGCCTACCTGTCGGGGGACCGGCTGCCCGAAGGGGTTCGCGGTTTCGAGGTGCTCGAGGAGCTGCCGTACAGCGAACGCCGGCTGCGCCAGGCGCTGGCCGCCCGCGACACCGGCGCGGTGGAGATCCTGGTCCGCGGCGTCGACGTCGACCCCGACGTGCTGCGGACGCGGCTGCGGCTGCGGGGCAGCCGGCAGCTGTCGGTGGTGCTCGCGCGTATCGGTGCCGGGCCGTCAAGTCGGGCAACGGCATTCATATGCCGTCCGTCCCGATGA
- a CDS encoding esterase, translating into MRKFRWVAVLSAALATGALTAPAAAAGPGCAELGGTVDADGVCRVQAATDTYTLEFSFPDDYPDQAPLVAYLTQARDGFVNVADNPDALNLPYELDARGEGYQSATTRSVVFTVWQNVGGVHPQTFYQAFNWDVVKRAPITFDTLFKPGTEPMDVIYTEVSRYLEKQGMIAPVLPADGTDPAKYQNFALTDDSLLFFFSQGEVFAENVGPVQAVVPRSAVASLLAV; encoded by the coding sequence ATGCGCAAGTTCAGGTGGGTTGCCGTGCTGTCAGCGGCGCTGGCGACCGGGGCGCTGACCGCCCCGGCGGCGGCGGCCGGGCCGGGCTGCGCCGAGTTGGGCGGCACCGTCGACGCCGACGGCGTCTGCCGGGTGCAGGCCGCGACCGACACCTACACGCTGGAGTTCAGCTTCCCCGACGACTATCCGGACCAGGCGCCGCTGGTCGCCTACCTGACGCAGGCGCGCGACGGGTTCGTCAACGTCGCCGACAACCCGGACGCCCTGAACCTGCCCTACGAGCTCGACGCCCGCGGTGAGGGCTACCAGTCGGCGACCACCCGCAGCGTGGTGTTCACCGTGTGGCAGAACGTGGGCGGTGTGCACCCGCAGACCTTCTACCAGGCCTTCAACTGGGACGTCGTCAAGAGGGCGCCCATCACGTTCGACACCCTGTTCAAGCCCGGCACCGAGCCGATGGACGTGATCTACACCGAGGTCAGCCGCTACCTTGAGAAGCAGGGCATGATCGCCCCGGTGCTGCCGGCCGACGGCACGGACCCGGCGAAGTACCAGAACTTCGCGCTGACCGACGACTCGCTGCTGTTCTTCTTCAGCCAGGGCGAGGTGTTCGCCGAGAACGTCGGCCCGGTCCAGGCCGTCGTCCCGCGCTCGGCGGTGGCGTCGCTGCTGGCGGTGTGA
- a CDS encoding IS3 family transposase (programmed frameshift) — MPKEQSPGKPTTRRYSAEEKAAAVRMVRTLRAELGTEQGTVQRVARQLGYGVESVRTWVRQVDIDEGLAPGVTTSESKKVKELEQEIRELKRANEILKRAAKFLRGGARPPTQEIVDFIDDNRGEFGVEPICTVLRSAGLQVALSTYYDAKARVPSARALRDAVLGPALCQLWKDNYCVYGARKLWKTARRDGHDVGRDQVARLMRAAGIEGVRRGKRVRTTKADPAAARHPDLVHRNFAAAAPNQLWVTDLTFVPTWAGVAYVCFIIDAHSRMIVGWRVASHMRTSMVLDALEMARWPRGTTLQDLICHSDAGSQFTSIRYGERLAEIGAVPSIGTVGDSFDNALAETVNGYYKAELIYGPARSGPWKTVEDVELATLSWVHWHNTSRLHSYLGDIPPTEFEAAFYDAYRTDQPLIGIQ, encoded by the exons ATGCCGAAGGAACAGTCGCCCGGGAAGCCGACGACACGTCGATACAGTGCCGAGGAGAAGGCCGCCGCGGTGCGGATGGTCCGCACCTTGCGCGCGGAGCTGGGCACCGAGCAGGGCACAGTGCAGCGGGTCGCTCGCCAGCTCGGCTACGGAGTGGAATCGGTGCGCACCTGGGTCCGTCAGGTCGACATCGACGAAGGCCTGGCTCCTGGGGTGACGACCTCGGAGTCGAAGAAGGTGAAGGAACTCGAACAGGAGATCCGAGAACTCAAGCGTGCCAACGAGATTCTGAAGCGAGCGGCAA AGTTTCTTCGGGGCGGAGCTCGACCGCCAACACAAGAAATAGTCGATTTCATCGACGACAATCGCGGGGAGTTCGGGGTCGAGCCCATCTGCACGGTCCTGCGCAGCGCAGGCTTGCAGGTGGCCCTGAGCACCTATTACGACGCCAAAGCCCGGGTCCCATCGGCGCGGGCCCTGCGCGACGCCGTCCTCGGGCCGGCGTTGTGCCAGCTCTGGAAAGACAACTACTGCGTCTATGGGGCCCGCAAACTCTGGAAAACGGCTCGTCGCGATGGTCATGACGTCGGTCGCGATCAGGTGGCCCGGCTGATGCGGGCCGCAGGCATTGAGGGGGTCCGGCGCGGCAAACGGGTGCGGACCACCAAAGCTGACCCAGCCGCGGCGCGGCACCCGGACTTGGTGCACCGCAACTTCGCCGCGGCTGCCCCGAACCAGCTCTGGGTGACCGACCTGACATTCGTGCCGACCTGGGCCGGGGTGGCCTACGTGTGCTTCATCATTGACGCACACTCGCGGATGATCGTGGGGTGGCGGGTGGCTTCGCACATGCGGACCTCGATGGTTCTCGACGCGTTGGAGATGGCACGTTGGCCACGCGGAACTACATTGCAGGACTTGATATGTCACTCAGATGCCGGGTCGCAATTCACGTCCATTCGCTACGGCGAGCGGCTCGCTGAGATCGGCGCAGTCCCGTCAATTGGGACCGTTGGAGATAGTTTCGATAACGCTCTCGCGGAGACAGTCAACGGTTACTACAAGGCCGAGCTGATCTACGGGCCGGCTCGAAGCGGACCGTGGAAGACCGTCGAGGACGTAGAACTCGCCACCCTCAGTTGGGTCCACTGGCACAACACCAGCCGCCTGCACAGCTACCTCGGCGACATCCCACCCACGGAGTTCGAAGCCGCGTTCTACGATGCATACCGGACCGACCAACCCTTGATCGGAATCCAATAG